A stretch of the Papaver somniferum cultivar HN1 chromosome 6, ASM357369v1, whole genome shotgun sequence genome encodes the following:
- the LOC113286989 gene encoding copper-transporting ATPase HMA4-like isoform X1 translates to METNGKDDRLKAPLLPPSDSVSITVYPTSPGKIMKTRTTMFRIGNVKCSSCVTSIESALGKVTGIESVTVSALHGQAVIKYVPELINLKAIREAIEDLGFLVFEFPEDIAVVRLRIKGMSCTSCTNSIESALLMVEGVKTAVVGLSLEEAKIHFDPTLTDSEELIQAIEDAGFEAELMSNVNDGNKVHLKLEGISGDEDFTIIRSSLESVRGVNQVEMDKESNKVIIVYDSDFTGPRSLIKCIQEAGKPHESYHASLYVPPSGREAERQHEILGYRNLFLWSFLFSAPVFIFSMVLPMFPPYGDWLHHMVYNMLTVGMLLRWILCTPVQLIIGSRFYVGSYYALKRGSANMDVLVALGTSAAYFYSLYVLIKASTSESFEGMDFFETSAMLITFILLGKYLEVLAKGKTSDALAKLTKLAPDTAWLLTFDGDENIISEDEISTSLIQKHDVIKIVPGAKVPIDGVVTKGQSHVNESMLTGEARPVAKKPGDKVIGGTVNENGCVLVKVTHVGSETALSQIVQLVEVAQLAKAPVQKLADQISRVFVPVVVVAAILTFLAWFIPGQAAMYPKDWIPKAMNSFELALQFGISVLVVACPCALGLATPTAVMVATGKGASQGVLIKGGSALEKAHKVKTVVFDKTGTLTEGKPVVVSMKVFSPMPVQEFCDIAEAVEANSEHPIAKAVVQHAKKLRQMNSSNLGHIAEVQDFEVHPGFGISGKVSKNVVLVGNKRLMVARKVPISSEVEDYMSESEQLARTCVLVAINGMVSGGFAVTDPVKPEAERVISFLKSMNITSIMVTGDNWATANAIAKEVGITTVIAETDPLGKADKIKDLQLKGMAVAMVGDGINDSPALAAADVGMAIGAGTDVAIEAADIVLMKSNLEDVVTAIDLSRKTLARIRLNYVWALGYNVLGMPIAAGVLFPFTGIRLPPWVAGAAMAASSISVVCSSLLLQSYKKPLHIERARELVDYSESV, encoded by the exons CTTAAAGCAATTAGAGAAGCCATCGAGGACCTAGGCTTCCTAGTTTTTGAGTTCCCTGAAGATATAGCCGTAGTTCGCCTTAGAATTAAGGGGATGTCATGCACTAGCTGTACGAATTCTATTGAAAGTGCTCTTCTAATGGTTGAGGGGGTAAAGACAGCGGTTGTGGGGTTATCCCTTGAAGAAGCAAAGATTCACTTTGATCCTACACTAACTGACtcagaagaactaatccaagcaATTGAAGATGCTGGCTTTGAAGCAGAACTCATGAGCAATGTGAATGATGGCAACAAAGTACATTTAAAACTTGAAGGGATCAGTGGCGATGAAGATTTCACTATTATTCGGTCCTCCCTTGAGTCGGTGCGAGGAGTGAACCAGGTTGAGATGGACAAGGAGTCTAATAAGGTAATTATTGTATACGACTCGGATTTCACTGGTCCAAGGTCTCTCATAAAATGCATCCAAGAAGCTGGAAAACCCCATGAATCCTATCATGCCAGCTTGTATGTTCCTCCGAGTGGAAGAGAAGCAGAGCGCCAGCATGAGATTCTGGGTTACAGGAACCTTTTTCTCTGGAGCTTCCTGTTCTCAGCTCCTGTGTTCATTTTCTCCATGGTGCTTCCTATGTTTCCTCCTTATGGCGACTGGTTACATCACATGGTTTACAACATGCTCACAGTCGGAATGCTTCTAAGATGGATTCTTTGCACTCCAGTGCAGCTCATCATTGGAAGCAG GTTTTACGTTGGATCATACTATGCTTTGAAACGAGGATCTGCTAATATGGATGTTCTGGTTGCACTGGGCACGAGTGCTGCatatttttattctctatatgttTTAATAAAAGCATCAACGTCAGAATCATTCGAAGGAATGGATTTCTTCGAGACAAGTGCAATGTTGATCACTTTTATTCTCTTAGGAAAATATTTGGAGGTGTTGGCTAAGGGGAAGACATCTGATGCATTAGCTAAGCTAACCAAGCTTGCTCCTGATACAGCTTGGCTGCTAACTTTTGACGGGGATGAAAATATTATCTCAGAGGATGAGATAAGCACATCACTGATACAAAAACATGATGTGATTAAGATTGTTCCTGGGGCAAAAGTTCCAATTGATGGGGTTGTTACAAAGGGTCAGAGCCATGTAAATGAGAGCATGCTCACCGGGGAAGCAAGGCCAGTGGCTAAAAAGCCTGGAGACAAG GTTATTGGTGGAACTGTGAATGAAAACGGATGCGTGCTagttaaggtcactcatgttggaTCGGAGACTGCATTGTCCCAGATAGTTCAACTAGTGGAAGTTGCTCAGCTTGCTAAAGCACCGGTTCAGAAACTGGCAGATCAAATTTCCCGGGTCTTTGTTCCTGTG GTCGTTGTGGCAGCCATTCTTACATTTTTGGCCTGGTTCATACCCGGACAAGCAGCTATGTACCCTAAAGATTGGATTCCAAAAGCCATGAACAGCTTTGAGCTGGCGCTGCAATTTGGCATATCAGTTTTGGTTGTTGCTTGTCCATGTGCTCTAGGACTAGCAACCCCTACAGCCGTCATGGTTGCTACTGGGAAAGGTGCTTCTCAAGGCGTTCTTATCAAGGGTGGAAGTGCGCTTGAAAAGGCACACAAG GTGAAAACTGTTGTATTCGATAAAACCGGTACTCTGACGGAGGGAAAACCTGTAGTTGTTAGCATGAAGGTTTTCTCCCCCATGCCAGTCCAAGAGTTCTGTGACATAGCTGAAGCAGTAGAG GCGAACAGTGAGCATCCGATAGCTAAGGCTGTCGTACAACATGCTAAGAAGCTGCGCCAGATGAATTCATCCAACCTAGGACATATAGCAGAAGTGCAGGACTTTGAGGTACACCCAGGGTTTGGGATCAGCGGGAAAGTTAGTAAAAACGTGGTCTTGGTTGGTAATAAGAGGCTAATGGTGGCCCGAAAGGTACCAATCAGCTCTGAAGTTGAGGATTACATGTCAGAGAGTGAGCAGCTTGCGCGTACTTGTGTGTTGGTTGCGATCAATGGGATGGTTTCTGGAGGTTTCGCCGTAACAGATCCTGTAAAACCAGAAGCAGAGAGAGTAATTTCGTTCCTTAAATCAATGAACATTACGAGTATAATGGTGACTGGTGACAATTGGGCTACAGCAAATGCCATAGCCAAGGAAGTTGGAATTACTACGGTGATTGCAGAGACAGATCCCCTTGGAAAAGCTGATAAAATCAAAGATTTGCAG TTGAAAGGGATGGCTGTCGCAATGGTAGGTGATGGGATCAATGACTCTCCAGCTTTAGCCGCAGCTGATGTTGGCATGGCAATTGGTGCTGGTACTGATGTTGCTATTGAAGCTGCTGACATAGTTCTTATGAAGAGTAACCTGGAAGACGTAGTAACAGCCATTGATCTCTCACGAAAGACACTCGCTAGAATCAGACTCAACTATGTATGGGCACTTGGCTACAATGTACTTGGAATGCCAATTGCTGCCGGAGTATTATTCCCATTCACAGGAATTCGGTTACCACCTTGGGTTGCTGGTGCTGCCATGGCTGCATCATCAATTAGTGTCGTATGTTCTTCTCTTCTACTGCAGTCTTACAAGAAGCCTTTGCATATCGAACGTGCTCGGGAACTTGTAGACTATTCGGAATCAGTCTGA